The window CCATCTCGTCCGGCCCGTCCTCACATCGACGCCGTTGTAGCCGAGGCCAGAGAGGATGCAGGCGCCATCGGTGAGCGACCAGATGCCGTAGTACTTTGTTCGTGCCATGAAGCCGGCGACTTGGATCCAACCGAGTTTCTGGTACCAAGCGAGGTGGTCAAGACCGCCATGAAGCCCAATGAGCTTCTCGTATGAGTAGGCAGGAGCAAAGACCGAGTAAACGGCCATGAAGCCGAGACCAGCAATCAGCTCGCGCAAAGACGCAGCGAGGCGGCCTTTGGGAAGAGTAGCAGAGCCTGTATTCGGACCAAGCGCCTTTTCCTTGCCCTTGGCTGACGCATACAGCTCGCCGGTGCTCCAAGCTCGGTAGTCCACAAATCGAGTCGAGGGACCGATGAGCACGCCGGGAAAGTAGAACGTATAACCCAGAAATTCGAGCAGCGAAGGCATCTTTGTAATGCGGCTCTTTTTTTGCGAGTCGTCGCACTGCGCCTCGGTGCGGATCTGGCCATCGTAGCAGTCCCATGCAAATGTGGTGAGGTTCATGACGGCCACCATCTGCATGGCAGTGATCTCGATGGTGGAAAGCGGGATGGCGCCAAACTTGCGTACGGCGTGATTGTAGGTGAGATGGCCCATCTGCAAGGCGAACACGAGCCAGCCCATGTTCTTACCGCCGATCTTGAAGGTGCAAACGGCATAGGTAAGCAGCGCCGAGCCGACGAGTTGCAAAAACCCCGAGTAGAGGTTGAGCACAGGCACGAAAAAGAGCAACGAGACAGTGAGACTGTAGATGTGCTTGGCTGTGGCCGAAGGCAGGTAGGGAAAGACGGCAGCGAGTGGGAAAGCGGCGAGAAGGCAGGTGAAGAGCTTGATGTAGTCGACTGGAGCGCCAGCCGCATCAGCGATGGGCTGGAAGACAGATTCGAGCATGATCAAGACTTGACCACTGATGTACTGCTAGGATGGAAAGCCGACGATCGATGATGGAGGATGCAAAGCACGAATTGCCAGACTGATACGCTGAGCTTGGTCGGTTACCTCTCGCACCACGCTGCCTACTCTCAAGCTTGGCTctttgcaatcacgaatcacagttgtgagtgtgacgtgaagaagcgcaaaaaaTAGTCGCCTCCGCCCGCGAAACGCTGAAAGAACAGTGGCCCAAAAAACCATCGggaaattcgtgattcgtgattctgttTGTGGAGGAACGTCGACGATCGACATTCGGCTGGTCCGTGACACGCCTGCGAATGTCACCGGCGCCAACCGAGGATCTTGCttgaatcacagaatcacgagtcacatACAGTAActactcacaactcacaactcacaacttACAACTCGCACAGCTATACGCTGTATACCGGAAATTGTGAAGAATGTCGACTCCACACCCGAACAATCGCGAACacggaatcacgaatcacgacCGTGGACACGCGAAACCGTCAACGGCCaagcaactcgtgactcgtgactgtgactgaaTGCCGCtccgaaatcgtgaaactCGACGAGCCAGGCAAAGCGCCTTCAGCTGGCAACAATTAGCGATCCACGCTCGCTCTGACGCAGCTGTGTGTGCATACCCATCACAGCTATCCATACCCAAACGCTACTGCACGCTACTGCACGCATAGAGACGAACGACAGGCAAACAGTATAGATAGAAGCAGACATGAAAAGCGGAGCGCCTAGACGACAAACAGTAGATCCATGTCGATGGGGTGCGatgagctgagctgcggCTTTTGGCTGTacttgctcgccaagacATCACGTACAGCATTGAGCATCTGCTTGTACGTCAACTGCGGATACTGGTTCATCACGCTCAAAAATGCAAACGAGCATGCGCCCGTCGCTTTACCCGCCTCGGTCGCGTCGGCACTGGTCTGCGAGTCCTTGCATCCACTGAGCATGACCACATCGGCACCGCTTGATCGCGTCTGTTTGGTGACCTCTTCGGCACCGCTGGTGTTCTTGGCTGTAGTAAACGTTGAAAAGAGACCTTTAGCCATGCCAAGCACGTCGCCGCGGGCATAGTTCATGGCGGCACCCATGATGCCCTTGCCCACGCCCGCAATCACGTTGGGTTCCTTGACGTTACCCGAGGTGGTGTAGACGTACGGCAGGTCGAGCGCAGTGCCTGAGTGGCACGAGTCAAAGATGGCGGTGAGACGACAGCCCACGGGGAGTGGACGCACCATGATGGcgtgcagctcgtcgtcctctaTCTGTCCCGCCTGCTGGTAGTCGAGCGGGATGATGGTCTCGTTGTATCCATCCGCTTCGTCTCCCTGCGTTGCCTTGGCCTGTCCACCGTGTCCACTGTAgtggaagaagagcgcATCGCCCGGTTGAGCACCTCGCACCAACCAGTGCATCGCAGCCGTCATGTTTTGCCGCGTCGGGATACTACGCGCATCCCGCTGATCGTCTGTCAGAACCACCATGTCGTCATCCTTGTAGCCTCGTTGCCGGAGGAAGTTTTGCACGTTGCGCACATCGTTGATGCATCCTCGAAGCTCGCCGTTCTGGCCAAAGTAGTTGATACCGATCAGCAGTGCCTTTCGCTTGCCCTGCATCGACGAGTATTCGTAACGCTGGTTTCCGATCATGCCACCCTGAGGATTGTAGTTGACATGGTTCGTGGCATACTCGGGCGGGCCAATGGGGCCCGAAGGTGGCGCAAAGCCATATCCCATCTGACCTTGAACACCACCGGGAGGAGGTTGCATGGGTGGTGCATATCCGCCTCCGCTCTGGTAGCCTTGCGGTGGTCCTGAAGGTGGCGCATAGCCGTAGCCTGGCTGAGCGTATCCGTGCGGTGCTGGGAAgccaccgcctcctccgccaTGCGTCGATTGGTAGTGGTGTCCGCCTTGACCTGGGTACGCCATGATTCAGTGGATGAGTGTGCCAGTTGTGGTTGTGGTTGTGGATCGTACTTGCCGAGATATACCTCTAGAATATCGATGGTGGCTCGAGAGGGATTGGATGACTGTGCTACAATGTCGAAGATGGTCGTGAAGAATGCAGGCAAGTCATGGCGAATGCAAATGCACAAAGTCAAGATGCGCTTAGGTAGGCTGTGCTCGCAAGCTGCGCAACTTGACTTTTTAGCTGGAATTCGTCactgtgaatcacgaatcacgaatttcacGTTTAGAGCGCAGCGCGGGCCGTGCATCTGTCAGCCAAGTTCGGGTTCCGCTGCTCGTGGCGCCTGAAAGTGTGCCGCGTTTACGGACATTTACTCGTGCGAATGGTGGGAATCAAGACACGTGACCTAGAAGAATTTCTGGGCTGTCACATTTCGGCTGCCTAAATGCTTGTTGGTCTCGATGACGGTTCGGGTGACTACGACGATCACGACCACCACGTCGGGTCATAGCTGGGCACACGATTACGAAGACGATCACGCACATAAGCTTGCGCACAATGAAGGTGgcaccatcctcgtcggcagTGTGGTCGCTCAAAGCGCTCCAAGCCAAAGTGTTTGGTACGACGTACAACCCTACACAGGCACGCACTGGTGCCAAAGTGCTGCGTCAAAGGTTACAAGGCCCTTCGATGTTGGCATACTACCCTCCCACGGTGAATTTCCGAGCGATTCAGAAGCTCGTGCCTGGTTTGGGAAGGCTGCAAGACGTGCGCGAGACGCAGAGGTTGAAGGATGtcgagaggaagaagatgcTCGGAAAAGGTCCCCCAAGGAAGGGTAAGTTTTCCTGATGCGAGCAAGCGTGCGCGCAGCTTTCTGATTGACCTTGAGTTGATCACGGATACAGCTAGATTGCTAATACCTTTTTCTCACTTTTGGCTACGGTTTTGCGACCAACAGGCGAGGGTCGACGTGCAGCTATgaagggcaagaagaagtAAGAAAAGCGACGTCCCCCCGCTCCTTTCGATACCCTGCGACCACTACCGACACTAGGCCCGAGCAACGAGGTCACTTTGCCGACGACGCAGTTCTCTCCAACACAGCATGTACGACGATAGCGTCTTACATTATCGTTCTCACCGAGCAACCATTGTACTTTTAGGGATCCAAGTTAGGGTCAAGACGCTGAACAAGATCGACTTATCGACGCTTTCATGGAAAGTGGCGAGGATTGCAAGCGAAACGCCTGTTGCCGCGATACCAGACGGATTCAGTGATCAGGCGAGGGGTGAAGCGAAAGTGCGGTTCTGAGAAGCAAGTGGAGCTAAAGTTGAGAACGAACGCAGAGCACGGCTTGAGACGATCGCAAGCATCGCCGTCCCGATCGAAGGCGGGATGGCGTGGACGAGCAAGGCCCGGTCCGGCTCGGCTCGGACCGAATCGACGAGGGTGTCTTGCTCGCACGACACATGTCTCTGTTATGCTCACAACTGGATCGTACGCTGACTTGTCTCGGAATTCATGCTCTGACACATTGGGGGCTCGCATGCGGGGCTCGCATGCTGTAAAGCTCTTTAGCCAGTCACAGGGATATGCATTCGTTATTcgttattcgtgattgtttgcGATGGTTGGAGCAGCCGAGTTATGCTGTCTTGTTTCACGTCAGGGTTGGGGTTCAGGGTAAACTTGGATGCAATTTGCTGAGTTAGTTGCAGACATGAGCGTTGTTGAGGGCACTCATGTTGGAGATTTGCTATTTTTACGACGGGTTGTCGTTCGTAGGCAGGATACATGCCGAACCCTTTTCTCCGCTTGTCTCACAGaacacattcgtgattcacgattcacctTGACGATTTCGAGACGAGAAGAGCGTGATGCAGACCGATTTATatgaaaaaaaaaaacttGATCGGGGCAATCACGAGTTGAGATCTTGGAACCGATCGTCTTGgtgagattcgtgattgcaacaGGAGAAGAGGTGGCGCCGTGAGTGATAGGAAGACAAGGAGGCTGTTTGGGCTGTTTGCAACTCGCGATACGTGAATTGTACTGGCATCCCAAAGGTACAGCTGCATCTCCGTATCGGCCGGTGCGAAGTGTGTCTAGCAACACGGACAAGATCGAGTGATGTTTGCATTTGTTTCAGAGAAGGCGATCAAGAAGGCCTTGGGTTGATTGCTTGGACATGCAGCTACTCGAAGAACAAAACCAAACCGCATCTTCTCCTTTGAGCTCGCTACCGTCGGtagaattcgtgattcgtgaaaGCTGTAGCCTCCGACTtgactcatgactgcaTGAACGCTGTCAGCATCTGAAGCTGTCTTGACGCATGGTGTCATACTCTGACTTGCAAGATGCTAACACGGTCGATCGTTACCGGgcaagactcgtgactagtTGGCAAGCATTTAGCATGGCTTCGGAACAAGTTTTGGCAGGGTTTGATTGGATCGCTCATCGACGCCTCCTGCACCGCTGCTTCATATATCTGACGAGCTTCTACCGATCAGGGTTGAGACGAGATGAGTCCTTGTTTGGTTAGCCACGATTTTCGGTGCATGTTCGGATGCTGACAAACAAGACAAACGCCAGCCAAATGTGCATACTGTATGTCATgtttgcattcgtgattcacggtgCAAAATGTCCACAATCGGGAATGCAACATGCGGAAAATGGCAGTCGTGAAGATTGGTTTATGCAAAGCTCGATCGTTGGTACACCAGGGATACACTGATGGGACAGTGGATTACaagccattcacgattggaagGTCACTGACGGCTCTTGTGGTCGGCTGCGCGAACGTGTGTGAGTGGATCAGCTTGATCGCTGGCAACTAGGGTCGGCTCGGAATGCGAGTTGCGGCGAGCTGTGACAAGTTGGGACCGTGCGTGAACAGCCCCCACCcacgttgagctcggccGGAAGGggcagcaatcacgaatcgaggtTTAAGCTCAATCACagcaatcgtcaatcgtgcttcacgaatcatgaatgacAGGTCGAAGTGAGGTGGGGCTGCCGGTGTTTGTGACTcaacactcacactgtTGGCATTCTGCATTCTGCATTTGTGgttggtgattggtgattggtgattgtgCGGCGAATGTGGTTCTGGCCAAGCAAAGTGAAGCACTCGAAGGCAGTGTTGATGAGCAGTGAGCAGTGAGAAGCGAGGAGCGAACGGCGCAACGTCACGTCGGCTACATGTTTGAGCGCAGAAGCGAGAAATATagagcttgagcgctgtCGAGTGGCGTGGGTGGATTGAGTTCGACAGGCGGTTTGAAAACGGCGTTCAATGGTCGAGCATGCCTCTCACGTCTGGAGCGATGCCAGAGCGATGCGGCAAAGGGCATCTGATATCGTGTCTGCCCGTGGCCGTGGTCCGGACCGTGAGCCGTGGAACGCTGCGCTTGAACAAGACATTGGTGATTGCGTGTTGGCGCCACCCGTAACCAAAGATACATATTTAATAAGTGATGAATCGAGCtgaaaaaaagaaaaaaaaaaaagaaatCTATACAGTATGTATATGTATAAGTCACCCAAAAACAGGGCAGACCCTGGGGGTTTGCACGCGTTGCGTTGTTTGAGGAATAGTCGACAGCCCTCACAGCTTAGGGTCGATGGGCGAAGTATTGGCACGTTCGAGACCGACTCGCTGAGTCATTGTGAATATGTTgtcacattcgtgatttctgGTCGGCTGAGGAGCAGATAGGGACGCTCACGGCCCCACCCAACTCGCACAAGACGGGTAGCGGTGACTTGAGCAAAGAAAAAGGGCCTCGGAgcgcgcatcgagcacTGCGACTCTCTTGTTGGATTGCAAGCaagtgcgagtgcgagtgcgagtgcaGTCGGTGTTGCAATCATAATTGTTGCATAAGCACTTGGCTTGTCCTATATATATTTTTAAACTGACACCTCCAGCTCGGCTACGACCAAGATGTCGTCATCAAGCGTGGGATTGCCATGCCATGAGACGAGATTACCCTTACCCCGTTCGTCTCTTACGCTCTTACCAACACGGAAGACATGGAACTACAGCATGGATATTTAAAAAAGTTACAGTATTATTTGATAAAATCTAAATTTTCAGAAATAATATTTCTTAATAACATCAATTCAAAATATTCTACTTTGCAAAAGCTTGAATTCGGTTCCCGACAACTAACCTAGCTATTACAGTATTTGCACTTTGGCAGGTTGTTAGTTGTTAGTATTCGTACAAGTCACGAGGGCGTACAGTTGCGTACGTCTTGGTGGCGTTCAGGGGCTATCTTGTTTGGTGTTGAAATGCATGTTTTCATGCATCTGACCATCGTTGCCACCTCGAATTttgcgaatcgcgaattgTGGTTCGAGACGCAGAGCCACACGCACGCCTCAGTCGGTGCTCTGTGCCGTGTCAGCCTCGCACAAGCACTCGTCACGCACCATGCACGCTGACAGCAAAGAGCGACCAaccaccatcacgaataggTTTTCTCTGATGCTGTCCACTTTCTGTacctgctctgctctgctctaCGAGTGTGGCGCTTTGACGCTTCGGGCCTTTCTTCAGTCAGACGACGTGGAGCGTCATGAGAACAACAACATCACCTACAGGAATGAGTGCTGCACAGTCGCAGTTACCATTGGCTCGGCTTCGATGGGCGCAACGTGGAGACCTGGTTTTGGTACTCACAGACTGTAGAGTacgatcgtgaataccAAACGCAAGACGGGATGTGTTGTGGCTTTGACCTTGCTCTGAAGTCCCGTGCAGTGTTTTGCATTACCAActgtttttgtttttgtttttttctctctctctctctctctctcttcgATTGGTCCTGACTGCAGAATTGAACCCTGGCTCGTCTCCAGCTGAGCTGGCCTTACCTTTGTGAAACAATTGTAAATAAAAAAAAACcaagaaaaaaaaagaaaaggaCGAGATGCGTTGTTTGTAATCATCGTGACAGCGTTGCTTGACGCTGTGCATCAGAGCGTGTGTGCGCGCTACGATTTCATAGAACTGGCTGCGATCCATGCCACTTGTAAAGCATTCGCAGTGGATTGTCTGATGGAAGATGGGTCGACGCTGTGGAATGAGGGACGAGTGAGTTTGTGATTGGTAGCTTCGTCTGGCGACGATCAACGTGACTTGATTTTGATTCTACtgtacagtcgtgagtatttGGGATTGGCGATGAcgctcaatcacgaattgtaAATTGtaaattgtgaattgtgaattgtgagtTGTGAATGTACGATTGATTCGGTTTGGCACTCACAACTGCGCTAAACGACTCACAACTAAttgactgactgactgactgactgactgactgactgtTCGCAGTTGCTCACCTAACGCTAACTCGTCACTCTCTGCCTCGCAACGTCGCCACGCCCCATTCATCTATTCATCTATTCATCTACTGTATTCGCCTGTGGACGATTGGTCCATCTCCTTGGCCCGTCGAGATTCGCTTGTCAGTTGCTCTACACTATCCACTCGATCGTctcaacaccaccaccatcctgACCTCAACCGTTGCTGCATCTTGCATTTCCATCTCGCATCTCATCTTTGTCTCGTTCTGCATCCTCCGTTTCTGCGTACCGCGCTGCACTATTCCGGCCGTTGTTCTCACCCAcccacactcgtgactgtcaaTACGAGCTTCGGACATCCGCTTCCTTTCGCATACGATCTTGCTGGTGCCCTGTTGCTCATACACAGAGTAGTACAGCTCGTTTCATTTGCCAAGCAAGGctgcctcgcctcgctcttgTTTCGACGTGATCCACCGCCATCCTTGACGCTCCAACACCCCCACCTTTTTTCATCTCCACCTAGCCACTTGTGCTCACAGCTTTGCTCTCTTGTCTCTAACATCCTCTGCGTTCGATTCTGCTTGTCATTCAGTGTTCGCTCACAACTCTCTATTACCACATTGTGCATTCCCTCATCTCGTCCGCTTCCAAGTCAGTCCAAAATCAAAATCAAAATCGATTCGACCCGCTTTCTCCCACATCGCCCTCACTGTCACTGCCCGTCTTGCCGTCTTGCCGTCTTGGATGACCATGTCGCGCAGCTATAGCACATGATCCCACGGCGTTCCACCAGTGTCTAGCTAGCTATATAGAGGTCTGTGCAGCCCGCCACCTCGAtctctcgatctcgtccatTCCCCCATCTCTCCTCCCATCCCAGACCTCGGCATGTCGAACAGAGTCGCGAGTCAGGATTCGCACACCTCGACTCCTGACTCGCTCCCTTTGTCCTCGCAACGCGCCTCGCAACGCGCCTCGATAGCCTCggctggcagcagccagtcgtccatctcgcaTCACTCGTCCTACCGCTCCAAGCATCCGCCAGATACCCTTGCGCTCCATATGGCTCCACACTCCATGTACGCTCAACAGCAtagcagcaacaagcgaCCCGCCGCACCGCAGCGCTCAGACACGCTCAAACCAAGTAAACAAGCCACAGCATTCAGTACAATGGCCATCCCCAGCTCCGCTGCTTCTCAAGTCACGCGTTCCGACACGTTTCTCCAATCATCGCTCGATGATACCGGTCCAGGCTCGGATGAGCGTCTGCCGCGGTTGTCCATGTCCTCCACCCGAAGCGGCTCCACCAACGAGCTCAAGACCCCCGAGAGCCTGCATCAGTCTTGGCCGTACGATGTCCAAGCCGACTCTCCGCCAGCATCGCTGCAAACCTCgtcggctgcagctcgcGTCTCGCATGCCGACGATCACCAGCGCAAGCCGTCGCACAACGATGCGCAACACGTCTCTACCCACTCCACCGATCCGGCAATGCACATACCTCTACGCTCGCCAGAGTTGGATGCCGCTTTGGTACAGCTCGATACGCTCGCGCTTCAGCATCCTACCCAACTCGAACGCCTCTCTTCTGCTGCCATCAACGCCACATCAAAGCGCTCTACGCTTTCAGACGAATCTTGGCCAAACACAGCCACGCAGTCTCGTACTGAGTCGCAACGCTCGCACCTTTTGTCGCATCGTGACGCATTGCCGCTAGTGGCCGCGGCGACCGAATCAAACCAAGCCCATCGGTCGCCCAGCCTTGACGCAGATCTTCCGAATCGTGCGAGCATGACCAGCCCAGACTCGTggcgctcgctgctgccagaGCATGACCCTTACTTTGCCTCTGAGGGCCAGTTGCGCGCCACGCAGCTTGGGCCTTCCGCCTCGCCGCAAAACATCCATGCTTCTCCGAGTGCATTCGACATTGATACCTACGCGGCAGCCAAGGCATCGTCGCCTGTAATCAACCACGACGGCATGTCTTGTTCGTCGTTCGACACCACTCGCACCTCgttcagcagcaacgtgAGCGGCTTCTCGGCCAGGTCCACGTCGGGCCTCTACCGATCCTCGACGCAGAGTCAGCACTCGGCGAGATCGGACAGCTGGAGAAGCCTGCTGCCGCACGACGATCGATTTCACGCGTCTGGCGATGCGAATGCGGCGTTCATGTCGCAAggcttgagcgcatcgccCAACCTGGCATCTCGGTCGCTTTCGGATCATCTCGATTCTCCCAGTTTGTTCGATGGCCACAATCATCGTGCGGCCTTTTTCGCACTCGATGCACCACGATCGAGCTACACCGTGTCTGTGGGCGATGTCGACTcggctgctcgtcgacacgcTAGCTTTTCGAGCGTTGAGCCTAACCACTCGAAGCAGTTTGCGGCGACGCGTATCATGCTCACCTCGATGCGCCACACGGCTGGCAGCAACTTGGAATGTACCAAGCCGAGTTCAGAAACGGAAAGCTCTCAGGCTTGCGCGCTCTCGGAcgcatcgtcgttgtcTTGGCGCTTGTCGCGTACCGCCGacgactcgctcgaggGAGCCGACATGACGCCTGAGCTTTCTCAGTCAACGGCTGCGGCtgacgttgacgatgcCAACGAGCGCGACCATTGGCCCACCAGTCGGAGCGGTCGATCGGTCAGGCACGGTAGCAGCTCACCCACCTCGTCTGGTCCGCTGACGCCCGAGACAGGGCAGACGCCTCGAGCCAAGTCGTTGATGACGGCTGTGTTGGACGAGGCGAGagcagaagctcgagacgcGACGAGCGCTTTGCTTGTTTCCGAGACGTCGGACAGCGTTGTCAAGGCAACGCAGGACGGCGTGATGGCCACCACGACGACCACCAAtccaacgacgacaacgaccACTGCTACACGCACACAGCTACTTTGCGATACGACAGCTGCGGCTTGCGCTGTGTCCAAGGCACGATCCGAAGCAGGCGGCG of the Mycosarcoma maydis chromosome 2, whole genome shotgun sequence genome contains:
- a CDS encoding mitochondrial 37S ribosomal protein mS33 (related to RSM27 - mitochondrial ribosomal protein, small subunit), which produces MKVAPSSSAVWSLKALQAKVFGTTYNPTQARTGAKVLRQRLQGPSMLAYYPPTVNFRAIQKLVPGLGRLQDVRETQRLKDVERKKMLGKGPPRKGEGRRAAMKGKKK
- a CDS encoding putative metacaspase, which codes for MAYPGQGGHHYQSTHGGGGGGFPAPHGYAQPGYGYAPPSGPPQGYQSGGGYAPPMQPPPGGVQGQMGYGFAPPSGPIGPPEYATNHVNYNPQGGMIGNQRYEYSSMQGKRKALLIGINYFGQNGELRGCINDVRNVQNFLRQRGYKDDDMVVLTDDQRDARSIPTRQNMTAAMHWLVRGAQPGDALFFHYSGHGGQAKATQGDEADGYNETIIPLDYQQAGQIEDDELHAIMVRPLPVGCRLTAIFDSCHSGTALDLPYVYTTSGNVKEPNVIAGVGKGIMGAAMNYARGDVLGMAKGLFSTFTTAKNTSGAEEVTKQTRSSGADVVMLSGCKDSQTSADATEAGKATGACSFAFLSVMNQYPQLTYKQMLNAVRDVLASKYSQKPQLSSSHPIDMDLLFVV
- a CDS encoding lysophospholipid acyltransferase (related to ALE1 - broad-specificity lysophospholipid acyltransferase) codes for the protein MLESVFQPIADAAGAPVDYIKLFTCLLAAFPLAAVFPYLPSATAKHIYSLTVSLLFFVPVLNLYSGFLQLVGSALLTYAVCTFKIGGKNMGWLVFALQMGHLTYNHAVRKFGAIPLSTIEITAMQMVAVMNLTTFAWDCYDGQIRTEAQCDDSQKKSRITKMPSLLEFLGYTFYFPGVLIGPSTRFVDYRAWSTGELYASAKGKEKALGPNTGSATLPKGRLAASLRELIAGLGFMAVYSVFAPAYSYEKLIGLHGGLDHLAWYQKLGWIQVAGFMARTKYYGIWSLTDGACILSGLGYNGVDVRTGRTRWNRCRNIDIPKIEFANNWKELLDHWNMNTNVWLRNNVYKRIARPGKKPGFKSTMTTFFTSAFWHGLEPGYYMSFVLAGFMQSAAKMLRRHVRPMFFGEPNVPNPTFSNMLTYSASQLAYCTASVVVSQVTLNYAVAPFMLLEFKASLGGWKAVYFYGHILTLVTIVAFQNGLGKALDRKRGKVRLDSKKTDGEPPFASGFTTDADSDADGFTNRSILKRGNSSTNQQRLNDQAQHVSALAPEPLS